From Manduca sexta isolate Smith_Timp_Sample1 chromosome 21, JHU_Msex_v1.0, whole genome shotgun sequence, the proteins below share one genomic window:
- the LOC115454067 gene encoding WD repeat-containing protein 44 isoform X10 has product MADSSDSEEFYDAEEFTPVKGSKRSSLCKSISVTESGDAQEKTQDKTQTLKATDLSLQVSGITNVPAAEVTPEDDRTTVKNVVQGRRRFQELRRCMQTEEEDEGPDPADTIDHQPLTLEHPFKILSQDTMSLQSMTSLGRIGRMLSGASESHPSIRDSMPLPSSSSREPSTISDDPLPTESRNQNVMAMAEPDVIASTKANSLKHSRGPSAAIVAMSGAAGGAGGVGGPGSVGGAGGTGRPASLPAHGPVAPPRKKKRNKLHGSQSLSTADGDNVSVCTTDTDEYRYAPPATRRPDKPQLDSLVVEPPQSSPASQSMALPSPASTIESLTRELQDSLELDPTKYGGHEPRASLRQPDPALELSRALSGEYVVRPADEERARAAGARTHSEGRTAPTAGHSSLGSATRRSSSSPLGACRRRSAGDEHALLPALRTRTTSGHQLSDIEILEQVTVLNLDTGERVPLSVAEHKLPQCINPLSLHIMRLTSEYIGRSNDDDNTRETDEESESVCAGGTEDEAKEAKRESADRQTTGIKRKTEKLKRFLGSTVKKTVDAAKSLAQEVSHARHKEDVADIADDVRGEHNIKLKASNSHKGPYDFDGCVRHVQEMGSGHCGAVWCCKFSGCGRLLATAGQDRLLRVWVARDAYHLFQDMRTKYNAEQKSSPTPSQESLASLSAPPPAPEDQPPLGPSAPFCPKPFCVYSGHTSDLLDVSWSKNYFILSSSMDKTVRLWHISRGECLCCFQHIDFVTAIVFHPRDDRYFLSGSLDGKLRLWNIPDKKVAVWNEVDGKTKLITAANFCQNGKFAVVGTYDGRCIFYTTDQLKYHTQIDVRSTRGKNSTGRKISGIEPMPNDDKILVTSNDSRIRLYDLRDLNLSCKYKGYVNVSSQIKASFSHDGKYIVSGSENQCIYIWKTYHDYSKFTSVRRDRNDFWEGIKAHNAVVTCAVFAPNPDHMIKMISEREEEAKAANKEADKEDEMKGAEGGMVSSSQTGHVLVSADFNGCIKVFVHKAKPKHSSLPASALANGKSSSRTG; this is encoded by the exons ATGGCTGACAGCAGCGACTCCGAGGAGTTTTACGATGCTGAAGAATTCACACCCGTCAAGGGATCAAA ACGCTCCTCCCTCTGTAAAAGCATAAGTGTGACAGAGAGTGGAGATGCCCAAGAGAAGACCCAGGATAAAACACAGACGCTCAAGGCGACAGACCTGTCCCTGCAAGTGTCAGGGATCACTAATGTGCCTGCTGCCGAAGTCACCCCTGAAGATGACAGGACCActgttaaaaat gtggTGCAGGGGAGGCGGAGATTCCAAGAGCTGCGCCGATGTATGCAGACTGAGGAAGAGGACGAGGGTCCTGACCCCGCTGACACAATAGACCACCAGCCACTCACACTAGAACATCCATTTAA GATATTATCCCAGGACACGATGAGCTTGCAGAGTATGACGTCACTCGGCAGGATTGGTAGGATGCTGAGTGGAGCGTCCGAATCACACC cCAGCATTAGGGATTCCATGCCGTTACCCTCGTCCTCATCTAGGGAGCCATCTACAATATCTGATGACCCTCTGCCCACAGAGAGTAGAAATCAGAAtg TAATGGCAATGGCGGAACCGGACGTCATAGCGAGCACGAAAGCGAACAGTCTGAAGCACAGTCGCGGTCCGTCGGCGGCCATCGTGGCCATGTCTGGCGCGGCGGGGGGTGCGGGCGGTGTGGGGGGGCCGGGGAGTGTGGGGGGCGCGGGGGGTACGGGCCGCCCCGCCAGCCTGCCCGCACACGGACCCGTCGCGCCGCCCAGGAAGAAGAAGCGCA ACAAGCTGCACGGGTCGCAGTCGCTGTCGACGGCGGACGGCGACAACGTGAGCGTGTGCACGACGGACACGGACGAGTATCGGTACGCGCCGCCTGCCACCCGCCGCCCCGACAAGCCGCAACTGGACTCGCTCGTTGTAGAG CCGCCGCAGTCGAGTCCCGCGAGCCAGTCGATGGCGCTGCCGAGTCCCGCCAGCACCATCGAGTCCCTCACGCGGGAGCTGCAGGACTCGCTCGAGCTCGACCCCACTAAATACG gTGGTCACGAGCCCCGCGCCTCGCTGCGCCAGCCCGACCCCGCGCTCGAACTCTCTCGCGCGTTATCCG GCGAGTACGTGGTGCGGCCCGCGGACGAggagcgcgcccgcgccgccggcgCCAGGACGCACAGCGAGGGACGCACCGCGCCCACCGCCGGACACTCCAGCCTCGGCTCTGCCACCAG ACGCAGCAGCTCGTCGCCGCTGGGCGCGTGCCGGCGGCGGTCGGCGGGCGACGAGCACGCGCTGCTGCCggcgctgcgcacgcgcaccaccTCGGGCCACCAGCTCAGCGACATCGAGATCCTCGAGCAGGTCACCGTGCTCAACCTCGACACCG GCGAACGCGTCCCATTGAGCGTCGCGGAACACAAGCTGCCGCAGTGCATCAACCCGCTCAGCTTGCACATCATGCGGCTAACTTCAGAGTACATCGGCCGGTCCAACGACGACGATAACACCAG AGAGACGGACGAAGAGAGCGAGAGTGTGTGTGCAGGCGGCACCGAGGACGAAgctaaagaggcgaagagagaaTCCGCCGACAGGCAGACCACCGGCATCAAGAGGAAAACTGAGAA ACTGAAACGTTTCCTAGGCAGCACGGTGAAGAAGACAGTGGACGCCGCGAAGAGTCTCGCGCAGGAGGTCTCCCACGCGAGGCACAAGGAGGACGTGGCCGACATCGCGGACGACGTCAGGGGCGAACACAATATCAAACTCAAGGCCTCCAACTCGCATAAAGGACCTTACGACTTTGATGGCTGCGTGAGACATGTTCAG gaGATGGGCAGCGGCCACTGCGGCGCGGTGTGGTGCTGCAAGTTCAGCGGCTGCGGGCGCCTGCTCGCCACGGCCGGCCAGGACCGTCTGCTGCGCGTGTGGGTCGCGCGGGACGCTTACCATCTCTTCCAG GACATGAGAACAAAATACAACGCCGAACAGAAATCATCGCCGACACCTTCACAAGAATCGCTGGCGTCACTCAGCGCCCCACCCCCGGCACCAGAGGACCAACCTCCCCTGGGACCCTCCGCTCCCTTCTGTCCAAAGCCGTTCTGCGTCTACTCGGGACACACTTCAGACCTCCTAGACGTTTCGTGGTCCAAGAACTACTTCATTCTGTCAAGTTCGATGGACAAGACTGTGAGGTTGTGGCACATATCTAGAGGAGAATGTCTCTGCTGCTTCCAGCATATAGATTTTGTGACTGCGATAGTGTTCCATCCGAGGGATGATAGGTATTTCCTGTCTGGAAGTCTGGATGGCAAGCTGAGGCTCTGGAATATACCTGATAAGAAG gtggCAGTGTGGAACGAAGTGGACGGCAAAACGAAACTGATAACAGCGGCGAACTTCTGTCAGAACGGAAAATTCGCTGTGGTGGGGACGTACGACGGCCGCTGCATCTTCTACACCACCGACCAGCTCAAATACCACACGCAGATCGACGTGAGATCCACTCGCGGCAAGAACTCCACCGGCAGGAAGATCAGCGGCATCGAACCCATGCCCAATGATGATAAGATACTAGTCACATCAAACGACAGCCGCATACGACTCTACGACTTACGAGACTTAAACTTATCGTGCAAATACAAAGGATATGTTAACGTCTCAAGTCAGATAAAGGCGTCGTTTTCCCACGACGGGAAGTACATAGTCAGCGGATCAGAAAACCAATGCATATATATATGGAAGACATATCACGATTATTCAAAGTTCACGTCGGTTAGGAGGGATAGGAACGACTTTTGGGAGGGTATTAAGGCTCACAATGCTGTGGTGACTTGTGCAGTGTTCGCGCCCAATCCGGATCATATGATTAAGATGATTAGCGAGAGGGAAGAAGAGGCTAAAGCGGCGAATAAGGAGGCTGATAAGGAGGACGAGATG AAGGGTGCGGAGGGCGGCATGGTGTCGTCGTCGCAGACGGGCCACGTGCTCGTCAGCGCCGACTTCAACGGCTGCATCAAGGTGTTCGTGCACAAGGCCAAGCCCAAGCACAGCTCGCTGCCCGCCTCCGCGCTCGC GAATGGCAAATCCAGCAGTCGTACTGGTTGA
- the LOC115454067 gene encoding WD repeat-containing protein 44 isoform X4 gives MADSSDSEEFYDAEEFTPVKGSKRSSLCKSISVTESGDAQEKTQDKTQTLKATDLSLQVSGITNVPAAEVTPEDDRTTVKNVVQGRRRFQELRRCMQTEEEDEGPDPADTIDHQPLTLEHPFKILSQDTMSLQSMTSLGRIGRMLSGASESHRKPSIRDSMPLPSSSSREPSTISDDPLPTESRNQNVMAMAEPDVIASTKANSLKHSRGPSAAIVAMSGAAGGAGGVGGPGSVGGAGGTGRPASLPAHGPVAPPRKKKRNKLHGSQSLSTADGDNVSVCTTDTDEYRYAPPATRRPDKPQLDSLVVEPPQSSPASQSMALPSPASTIESLTRELQDSLELDPTKYGGHEPRASLRQPDPALELSRALSGEYVVRPADEERARAAGARTHSEGRTAPTAGHSSLGSATRRSSSSPLGACRRRSAGDEHALLPALRTRTTSGHQLSDIEILEQVTVLNLDTGERVPLSVAEHKLPQCINPLSLHIMRLTSEYIGRSNDDDNTRADARRKMSWRRRLSVTLYESRMGILRRSPPATLRHTASNLTVTSRETDEESESVCAGGTEDEAKEAKRESADRQTTGIKRKTEKLKRFLGSTVKKTVDAAKSLAQEVSHARHKEDVADIADDVRGEHNIKLKASNSHKGPYDFDGCVRHVQEMGSGHCGAVWCCKFSGCGRLLATAGQDRLLRVWVARDAYHLFQDMRTKYNAEQKSSPTPSQESLASLSAPPPAPEDQPPLGPSAPFCPKPFCVYSGHTSDLLDVSWSKNYFILSSSMDKTVRLWHISRGECLCCFQHIDFVTAIVFHPRDDRYFLSGSLDGKLRLWNIPDKKVAVWNEVDGKTKLITAANFCQNGKFAVVGTYDGRCIFYTTDQLKYHTQIDVRSTRGKNSTGRKISGIEPMPNDDKILVTSNDSRIRLYDLRDLNLSCKYKGYVNVSSQIKASFSHDGKYIVSGSENQCIYIWKTYHDYSKFTSVRRDRNDFWEGIKAHNAVVTCAVFAPNPDHMIKMISEREEEAKAANKEADKEDEMKGAEGGMVSSSQTGHVLVSADFNGCIKVFVHKAKPKHSSLPASALANGKSSSRTG, from the exons ATGGCTGACAGCAGCGACTCCGAGGAGTTTTACGATGCTGAAGAATTCACACCCGTCAAGGGATCAAA ACGCTCCTCCCTCTGTAAAAGCATAAGTGTGACAGAGAGTGGAGATGCCCAAGAGAAGACCCAGGATAAAACACAGACGCTCAAGGCGACAGACCTGTCCCTGCAAGTGTCAGGGATCACTAATGTGCCTGCTGCCGAAGTCACCCCTGAAGATGACAGGACCActgttaaaaat gtggTGCAGGGGAGGCGGAGATTCCAAGAGCTGCGCCGATGTATGCAGACTGAGGAAGAGGACGAGGGTCCTGACCCCGCTGACACAATAGACCACCAGCCACTCACACTAGAACATCCATTTAA GATATTATCCCAGGACACGATGAGCTTGCAGAGTATGACGTCACTCGGCAGGATTGGTAGGATGCTGAGTGGAGCGTCCGAATCACACCGTAAGC cCAGCATTAGGGATTCCATGCCGTTACCCTCGTCCTCATCTAGGGAGCCATCTACAATATCTGATGACCCTCTGCCCACAGAGAGTAGAAATCAGAAtg TAATGGCAATGGCGGAACCGGACGTCATAGCGAGCACGAAAGCGAACAGTCTGAAGCACAGTCGCGGTCCGTCGGCGGCCATCGTGGCCATGTCTGGCGCGGCGGGGGGTGCGGGCGGTGTGGGGGGGCCGGGGAGTGTGGGGGGCGCGGGGGGTACGGGCCGCCCCGCCAGCCTGCCCGCACACGGACCCGTCGCGCCGCCCAGGAAGAAGAAGCGCA ACAAGCTGCACGGGTCGCAGTCGCTGTCGACGGCGGACGGCGACAACGTGAGCGTGTGCACGACGGACACGGACGAGTATCGGTACGCGCCGCCTGCCACCCGCCGCCCCGACAAGCCGCAACTGGACTCGCTCGTTGTAGAG CCGCCGCAGTCGAGTCCCGCGAGCCAGTCGATGGCGCTGCCGAGTCCCGCCAGCACCATCGAGTCCCTCACGCGGGAGCTGCAGGACTCGCTCGAGCTCGACCCCACTAAATACG gTGGTCACGAGCCCCGCGCCTCGCTGCGCCAGCCCGACCCCGCGCTCGAACTCTCTCGCGCGTTATCCG GCGAGTACGTGGTGCGGCCCGCGGACGAggagcgcgcccgcgccgccggcgCCAGGACGCACAGCGAGGGACGCACCGCGCCCACCGCCGGACACTCCAGCCTCGGCTCTGCCACCAG ACGCAGCAGCTCGTCGCCGCTGGGCGCGTGCCGGCGGCGGTCGGCGGGCGACGAGCACGCGCTGCTGCCggcgctgcgcacgcgcaccaccTCGGGCCACCAGCTCAGCGACATCGAGATCCTCGAGCAGGTCACCGTGCTCAACCTCGACACCG GCGAACGCGTCCCATTGAGCGTCGCGGAACACAAGCTGCCGCAGTGCATCAACCCGCTCAGCTTGCACATCATGCGGCTAACTTCAGAGTACATCGGCCGGTCCAACGACGACGATAACACCAG GGCCGACGCCCGACGCAAGATGTCGTGGCGGCGGCGGCTGTCCGTCACACTATACGAGTCCAGAATGGGCATATTGAGGAGGTCACCGCCCGCCACCCTGAGGCACACCGCCTCAAACCTCACTGTCACATCTAG AGAGACGGACGAAGAGAGCGAGAGTGTGTGTGCAGGCGGCACCGAGGACGAAgctaaagaggcgaagagagaaTCCGCCGACAGGCAGACCACCGGCATCAAGAGGAAAACTGAGAA ACTGAAACGTTTCCTAGGCAGCACGGTGAAGAAGACAGTGGACGCCGCGAAGAGTCTCGCGCAGGAGGTCTCCCACGCGAGGCACAAGGAGGACGTGGCCGACATCGCGGACGACGTCAGGGGCGAACACAATATCAAACTCAAGGCCTCCAACTCGCATAAAGGACCTTACGACTTTGATGGCTGCGTGAGACATGTTCAG gaGATGGGCAGCGGCCACTGCGGCGCGGTGTGGTGCTGCAAGTTCAGCGGCTGCGGGCGCCTGCTCGCCACGGCCGGCCAGGACCGTCTGCTGCGCGTGTGGGTCGCGCGGGACGCTTACCATCTCTTCCAG GACATGAGAACAAAATACAACGCCGAACAGAAATCATCGCCGACACCTTCACAAGAATCGCTGGCGTCACTCAGCGCCCCACCCCCGGCACCAGAGGACCAACCTCCCCTGGGACCCTCCGCTCCCTTCTGTCCAAAGCCGTTCTGCGTCTACTCGGGACACACTTCAGACCTCCTAGACGTTTCGTGGTCCAAGAACTACTTCATTCTGTCAAGTTCGATGGACAAGACTGTGAGGTTGTGGCACATATCTAGAGGAGAATGTCTCTGCTGCTTCCAGCATATAGATTTTGTGACTGCGATAGTGTTCCATCCGAGGGATGATAGGTATTTCCTGTCTGGAAGTCTGGATGGCAAGCTGAGGCTCTGGAATATACCTGATAAGAAG gtggCAGTGTGGAACGAAGTGGACGGCAAAACGAAACTGATAACAGCGGCGAACTTCTGTCAGAACGGAAAATTCGCTGTGGTGGGGACGTACGACGGCCGCTGCATCTTCTACACCACCGACCAGCTCAAATACCACACGCAGATCGACGTGAGATCCACTCGCGGCAAGAACTCCACCGGCAGGAAGATCAGCGGCATCGAACCCATGCCCAATGATGATAAGATACTAGTCACATCAAACGACAGCCGCATACGACTCTACGACTTACGAGACTTAAACTTATCGTGCAAATACAAAGGATATGTTAACGTCTCAAGTCAGATAAAGGCGTCGTTTTCCCACGACGGGAAGTACATAGTCAGCGGATCAGAAAACCAATGCATATATATATGGAAGACATATCACGATTATTCAAAGTTCACGTCGGTTAGGAGGGATAGGAACGACTTTTGGGAGGGTATTAAGGCTCACAATGCTGTGGTGACTTGTGCAGTGTTCGCGCCCAATCCGGATCATATGATTAAGATGATTAGCGAGAGGGAAGAAGAGGCTAAAGCGGCGAATAAGGAGGCTGATAAGGAGGACGAGATG AAGGGTGCGGAGGGCGGCATGGTGTCGTCGTCGCAGACGGGCCACGTGCTCGTCAGCGCCGACTTCAACGGCTGCATCAAGGTGTTCGTGCACAAGGCCAAGCCCAAGCACAGCTCGCTGCCCGCCTCCGCGCTCGC GAATGGCAAATCCAGCAGTCGTACTGGTTGA
- the LOC115454067 gene encoding WD repeat-containing protein 44 isoform X6: protein MADSSDSEEFYDAEEFTPVKGSKRSSLCKSISVTESGDAQEKTQDKTQTLKATDLSLQVSGITNVPAAEVTPEDDRTTVKNVVQGRRRFQELRRCMQTEEEDEGPDPADTIDHQPLTLEHPFKILSQDTMSLQSMTSLGRIGRMLSGASESHRKPSIRDSMPLPSSSSREPSTISDDPLPTESRNQNVMAMAEPDVIASTKANSLKHSRGPSAAIVAMSGAAGGAGGVGGPGSVGGAGGTGRPASLPAHGPVAPPRKKKRNKLHGSQSLSTADGDNVSVCTTDTDEYRYAPPATRRPDKPQLDSLVVEPPQSSPASQSMALPSPASTIESLTRELQDSLELDPTKYGGHEPRASLRQPDPALELSRALSGEYVVRPADEERARAAGARTHSEGRTAPTAGHSSLGSATRRSSSSPLGACRRRSAGDEHALLPALRTRTTSGHQLSDIEILEQVTVLNLDTGSLLAGERVPLSVAEHKLPQCINPLSLHIMRLTSEYIGRSNDDDNTRETDEESESVCAGGTEDEAKEAKRESADRQTTGIKRKTEKLKRFLGSTVKKTVDAAKSLAQEVSHARHKEDVADIADDVRGEHNIKLKASNSHKGPYDFDGCVRHVQEMGSGHCGAVWCCKFSGCGRLLATAGQDRLLRVWVARDAYHLFQDMRTKYNAEQKSSPTPSQESLASLSAPPPAPEDQPPLGPSAPFCPKPFCVYSGHTSDLLDVSWSKNYFILSSSMDKTVRLWHISRGECLCCFQHIDFVTAIVFHPRDDRYFLSGSLDGKLRLWNIPDKKVAVWNEVDGKTKLITAANFCQNGKFAVVGTYDGRCIFYTTDQLKYHTQIDVRSTRGKNSTGRKISGIEPMPNDDKILVTSNDSRIRLYDLRDLNLSCKYKGYVNVSSQIKASFSHDGKYIVSGSENQCIYIWKTYHDYSKFTSVRRDRNDFWEGIKAHNAVVTCAVFAPNPDHMIKMISEREEEAKAANKEADKEDEMKGAEGGMVSSSQTGHVLVSADFNGCIKVFVHKAKPKHSSLPASALANGKSSSRTG, encoded by the exons ATGGCTGACAGCAGCGACTCCGAGGAGTTTTACGATGCTGAAGAATTCACACCCGTCAAGGGATCAAA ACGCTCCTCCCTCTGTAAAAGCATAAGTGTGACAGAGAGTGGAGATGCCCAAGAGAAGACCCAGGATAAAACACAGACGCTCAAGGCGACAGACCTGTCCCTGCAAGTGTCAGGGATCACTAATGTGCCTGCTGCCGAAGTCACCCCTGAAGATGACAGGACCActgttaaaaat gtggTGCAGGGGAGGCGGAGATTCCAAGAGCTGCGCCGATGTATGCAGACTGAGGAAGAGGACGAGGGTCCTGACCCCGCTGACACAATAGACCACCAGCCACTCACACTAGAACATCCATTTAA GATATTATCCCAGGACACGATGAGCTTGCAGAGTATGACGTCACTCGGCAGGATTGGTAGGATGCTGAGTGGAGCGTCCGAATCACACCGTAAGC cCAGCATTAGGGATTCCATGCCGTTACCCTCGTCCTCATCTAGGGAGCCATCTACAATATCTGATGACCCTCTGCCCACAGAGAGTAGAAATCAGAAtg TAATGGCAATGGCGGAACCGGACGTCATAGCGAGCACGAAAGCGAACAGTCTGAAGCACAGTCGCGGTCCGTCGGCGGCCATCGTGGCCATGTCTGGCGCGGCGGGGGGTGCGGGCGGTGTGGGGGGGCCGGGGAGTGTGGGGGGCGCGGGGGGTACGGGCCGCCCCGCCAGCCTGCCCGCACACGGACCCGTCGCGCCGCCCAGGAAGAAGAAGCGCA ACAAGCTGCACGGGTCGCAGTCGCTGTCGACGGCGGACGGCGACAACGTGAGCGTGTGCACGACGGACACGGACGAGTATCGGTACGCGCCGCCTGCCACCCGCCGCCCCGACAAGCCGCAACTGGACTCGCTCGTTGTAGAG CCGCCGCAGTCGAGTCCCGCGAGCCAGTCGATGGCGCTGCCGAGTCCCGCCAGCACCATCGAGTCCCTCACGCGGGAGCTGCAGGACTCGCTCGAGCTCGACCCCACTAAATACG gTGGTCACGAGCCCCGCGCCTCGCTGCGCCAGCCCGACCCCGCGCTCGAACTCTCTCGCGCGTTATCCG GCGAGTACGTGGTGCGGCCCGCGGACGAggagcgcgcccgcgccgccggcgCCAGGACGCACAGCGAGGGACGCACCGCGCCCACCGCCGGACACTCCAGCCTCGGCTCTGCCACCAG ACGCAGCAGCTCGTCGCCGCTGGGCGCGTGCCGGCGGCGGTCGGCGGGCGACGAGCACGCGCTGCTGCCggcgctgcgcacgcgcaccaccTCGGGCCACCAGCTCAGCGACATCGAGATCCTCGAGCAGGTCACCGTGCTCAACCTCGACACCG GTTCTTTATTGGCAGGCGAACGCGTCCCATTGAGCGTCGCGGAACACAAGCTGCCGCAGTGCATCAACCCGCTCAGCTTGCACATCATGCGGCTAACTTCAGAGTACATCGGCCGGTCCAACGACGACGATAACACCAG AGAGACGGACGAAGAGAGCGAGAGTGTGTGTGCAGGCGGCACCGAGGACGAAgctaaagaggcgaagagagaaTCCGCCGACAGGCAGACCACCGGCATCAAGAGGAAAACTGAGAA ACTGAAACGTTTCCTAGGCAGCACGGTGAAGAAGACAGTGGACGCCGCGAAGAGTCTCGCGCAGGAGGTCTCCCACGCGAGGCACAAGGAGGACGTGGCCGACATCGCGGACGACGTCAGGGGCGAACACAATATCAAACTCAAGGCCTCCAACTCGCATAAAGGACCTTACGACTTTGATGGCTGCGTGAGACATGTTCAG gaGATGGGCAGCGGCCACTGCGGCGCGGTGTGGTGCTGCAAGTTCAGCGGCTGCGGGCGCCTGCTCGCCACGGCCGGCCAGGACCGTCTGCTGCGCGTGTGGGTCGCGCGGGACGCTTACCATCTCTTCCAG GACATGAGAACAAAATACAACGCCGAACAGAAATCATCGCCGACACCTTCACAAGAATCGCTGGCGTCACTCAGCGCCCCACCCCCGGCACCAGAGGACCAACCTCCCCTGGGACCCTCCGCTCCCTTCTGTCCAAAGCCGTTCTGCGTCTACTCGGGACACACTTCAGACCTCCTAGACGTTTCGTGGTCCAAGAACTACTTCATTCTGTCAAGTTCGATGGACAAGACTGTGAGGTTGTGGCACATATCTAGAGGAGAATGTCTCTGCTGCTTCCAGCATATAGATTTTGTGACTGCGATAGTGTTCCATCCGAGGGATGATAGGTATTTCCTGTCTGGAAGTCTGGATGGCAAGCTGAGGCTCTGGAATATACCTGATAAGAAG gtggCAGTGTGGAACGAAGTGGACGGCAAAACGAAACTGATAACAGCGGCGAACTTCTGTCAGAACGGAAAATTCGCTGTGGTGGGGACGTACGACGGCCGCTGCATCTTCTACACCACCGACCAGCTCAAATACCACACGCAGATCGACGTGAGATCCACTCGCGGCAAGAACTCCACCGGCAGGAAGATCAGCGGCATCGAACCCATGCCCAATGATGATAAGATACTAGTCACATCAAACGACAGCCGCATACGACTCTACGACTTACGAGACTTAAACTTATCGTGCAAATACAAAGGATATGTTAACGTCTCAAGTCAGATAAAGGCGTCGTTTTCCCACGACGGGAAGTACATAGTCAGCGGATCAGAAAACCAATGCATATATATATGGAAGACATATCACGATTATTCAAAGTTCACGTCGGTTAGGAGGGATAGGAACGACTTTTGGGAGGGTATTAAGGCTCACAATGCTGTGGTGACTTGTGCAGTGTTCGCGCCCAATCCGGATCATATGATTAAGATGATTAGCGAGAGGGAAGAAGAGGCTAAAGCGGCGAATAAGGAGGCTGATAAGGAGGACGAGATG AAGGGTGCGGAGGGCGGCATGGTGTCGTCGTCGCAGACGGGCCACGTGCTCGTCAGCGCCGACTTCAACGGCTGCATCAAGGTGTTCGTGCACAAGGCCAAGCCCAAGCACAGCTCGCTGCCCGCCTCCGCGCTCGC GAATGGCAAATCCAGCAGTCGTACTGGTTGA